From the Ignavibacteriales bacterium genome, the window CGGCTGATGCAATGTTTGGAATAGCGGAACAAAAGAGAACAGTTATAATAAAAATTATAATCACAAGTGGCACTAAACCTATATCAGCAACAGGAGAAAGTATAGTCGAGCCGATGAGATTTGCCGCCCCGGTTTTTTCTAGTGCGGTGCCAAGGGGTAAAACACCCGCCATCAGGAAGATCATTCGCCACTCAACACTCCTGTATGATTGTTCCATAGTAAGGCACTTGGTTAATACCATTAATATAGCGGCAGACAGCATGGCAATAGAAACAGGAAGTATCTTTAATACAGTTACCACTAAGGCAAGGATAAGTATTATAAATGCCATCGGCTTTTTTCGCTGTTGTGTAAAAGTCTCCGTTGTGCTGGTGACTATGAGGTCAGGATCATTTTTAAGAAGATTAAGCTTAGACCATTTACCCTGAATGAGGAGCATATCTCCTACCTTTAGAATTACTTTCCCAACCCCGGTGCTAACGGTCTTGCCTTCTCGCCATATACCAATTACGTTTGCTCCGTATTTTTCTCGGAAGTTTATCTCGCTTAGAGAATGCCCCTCGAAAGTAGAGCGTGGAGCAACGATTGCTTCAAGCAATCCGGTATCTACACGGGACAGATTAATCAGCGAATCGGGATCAGACGGCTTGAGTCCAAGAGAGAGGCTTTCATCGGCATTGTGAAGGGATTCTACACTTCCTGTGAGCAGGACCCTGTCCTTGGGAAGAAATTCTGTTTCGGGAGGCGGATTTACCATAACATTTCTTCCTCTTATGATACCGGCAACGTTTACACCAAAAAACTCACCGAGTTTACTTTCGTCCAGGGTTTTGTGAGCAATTTTGCATTCGGGAGTGATCCTGGATTCGTATATAATTTCATTTATGTGATAGAGCTTGTTGAGTTCTGAAAGCAGGTCAAACTTACGAAGGTTTTTTTTATCTGAGTGATCGGGAAGAAGCTTTCTTCCAATAAATGCCATATACATTACCCCAACGACTAATATTATTATTGCAACCGGGAAGAAATCGAACAATGTAAATCCATGATTCCCATTCTGAACTATTAAGTCTGTCACGACTAGATTTGGGGGTGTACCTATTTGAGTCAGCATTCCACCAAGGATACTGCCATATGCAAGTGGTATTAGAAGTTTGGATGCTGGGACTTTACTTTTTGAGGATATGGTAATCACAGCTGGAAACAATATCGAAGCAGCAGCTACGTTGTTCATCACACTGGAAAGGGCTGCAACCAGGAGCATTATTACAATGATAAGTCTTACCTGGTCTCCCTTACCGAATCTCCAAAGAATGCGTGCCATATTATCAGAAACACCTGTTTTATCGAGGGCCGACGAGATAATAAAAATAGCAAACACTGTAATAACGGCCTGGTTACTAAATCCATCCAGGACTTCATCTACGGTTAGAATCTTTGTGGCGGCAAGTGAGATAAGGATTAGCATTCCGACGATGTCAATCCGTACTTTGCCAGAGAGGAATAGAAAGAATGCTATTCCGAGGATTGCAAGTACTATTCCGATATCAAGAGTCATGCTATTTCAGAAAATCCATAATAAGTGTGATAACTTTTTCTAGTGCACCAGTCGTGCCCTGAAAAGGATGTACTGCTCCGAATGTATGTCCGGTTTGTTCCATAATGATTAGCTGTTTATTTTCATCGCTCCCGGTATTATATAAGGTTTCTGCGTTTGAATAATCTACTGCTAGATCCTCAGTACCATGTATAATGAGCCACGGAACGTCTATTTTTGCAGCGGCTTTTTCTATGTCGAGACGGTCCTTGTTCTTTTCAAGATCTTCTAGTAGAGAATAATTCAGTCTCATCTTTTGTTTTGTGCGCATATTTAGTATCTCAAAATACCCGCGATCTTTCCACTCTTTTTTGTGTCTTTCGGAATAGCGATCGAATCCTGAAACGGAAGCAAGGGAAATAAGTTTTTTAACTCGCTTGTCCTCGGCGGCTTTAAGAATTACTATTCCTCCTCCCCGTGAATGTCCTATAAGGGTAAGATCGTCGAAGTTATAAGGAAATGTATTCTTATTTGCTTCCAGGTAATCTATTACACTACCCAGATCATCGAGCTCGCGTGAGAATGTATTATCTGCGAATAGGTCAAGTCTGGTAAACTCGGACATTGTCTCGGGTGTATCACCGGTGCCGTTGTAGGAGAAATTGAAGGATACTACAAAATTTCCTGCTGAAGCAACCTTATCGAAAACATATGGGAAAGATCCCCAATCTTTAAATCCTTTGAACCCATGACAAAAAATTACTAGAGGAAGGTCGTCTACCTTCGGGTAATAGAAATCCAAAAAAAGATCGTTATCGTGAGAGTTTTTGATTACAAGAGAAGTTTTACTTACGTTGTCTGTCATTGATCGGCTTTAGTCTTTTTGTATTAATTAAGCACAGAATTAGTTATTTTTCGCAAATATATATAAAATATCAAATATAAATTTCGCATTCAAAGTAATTACTGACTAATTGCTTAACATTGAACTAATATTACTAATAATACCTGCCCTAATAATTATCAGTATAGTACTTACAAAGTTTACTGATAATGCCGGGATACCTACTTTAGTACTTTTCTTAAGCATAGGAATGGTTGCCGGATCGGATGGGTTAGGACAGATTTACTTTGATAATGCCGAGCTCGCACAGTCTATCGGAATAATCGCTTTGATTTATATACTTTTCTCGGGTGGATTAGATACAAACTGGAATGTAGTTAAACCTGCGTTTAAGAATGCTACATTACTTGCAACTGTTGGAGTGCTTATTACAGCAATCAGTATAGGACTTTTTGTATATTTTGTACTAGGATTTACATTATGGGAGGGAATGCTAATAGGCGCAATAATATCGTCAACAGACGCATCGGCTGTTTTTAGCATAATTCGCTCAAGAGAGGTAAAGCTCAAAGGTGACTTACAGCCTATATTGGAGCTTGAATCCGGAAGTAACGATCCAATGGCAGTCTTTCTTACTATTGCAGTGACTGGTATAATGGCAGGGAAGGGACTAGACCCGTTAAGTCTTGTATTACTTTTTGTTATGCAAATGGGGGTAGGTGCTTTAACCGGTTTATTTATTGGAAAAGGGACTTTGTTTCTACTTAATAAATTTAGACTTAGCTATGAAGGGTTTTATCCGGTCTTACTTCTATGTACTGCGGCGATGGTTTATGGTGCTGCTGATCTATTAGGGGGAAGCGGTTTCCTTGCAGTTTATGTTGCTGGTGTAGTTCTTGGTTCTGGGGAATTTATTTATAAAGATTCCGTTATGAGGTTTTTCGATGGGTTCGCTTGGCTTGGTCAGATATGTATGTTCATAACGCTTGGGCTATTTGTGTTCCCATATGAGATTCCTCCTATAATGGGAATAGGTCTTGCAATATCCGCTTTCATAATTTTCGTGGCAAGACCTGTGAGTGTATTTATCTCTCTAGCGTTTTCCAAATATAATCTCAAAGAGAAAACTTTTATATCGTGGGTAGGTTTGAAAGGTGCAGTACCGATAATATTGGCAACATATCCCTTAGTCGAAAATCTTCCTGATGCAAATGAAATATTTAATATAATATTCTTTATTGTTGTAACGTCTGTGCTTATACAGGGATGGTCTCTGCCAGCTGTAGCGCGCATGCTGGGGCTCACAAAGGAGGATGATGCAAATTAATTTAATTCTTAATATCTTGTGGTTAGCTGAAATATATGAATATTGAGATTATAATAGTATTAGCTTTAGTGGTTGTTGCGGTGATACTTTTCTCCACCGAAAAGATCCCAATAGATCTTACTGCTTTGTTGATAATGACAATATTAATGGTGTCGGGTATTATTACGGTGGACGAAGGTGTATCCGGATTCAGCAATGATGCTACTGTTACTATTGCAGCGATGTTTGTTATAAGCGGGGCTTTGATAAAGACAGGTTTTGCAAACCTGATGAGCACATATATAATACAGCTATTCAAGAAGAGAGGATTTTGGGTTAGCATTATAATAATGATGCTAATGATAGCTTTTGCATCAGCATTTGTAAATAATACCCCAATAGTAGCAGTTTTTTTGCCGGTTATGCTAAAAGTTGGTGATGAGATCAATATAAGCGGATCCAAACTTTTAATGCCATTATCATTCGCGGCTATTTTTGGAGGTACAACTACATTAATTGGAACTTCAACAAACATACTAGCAAGCTCCATTGCAAGTAGCAGGGGTCTGGAACCATTCCATATGTTTGAGTTTACAAAGTTAGGATTAGTCTTTTTAGCTATAGGAACATTGTACATGGTTCTAATTGGGATACGTTTAATTCCGGAACGAAGGAAAAAAGAAGATCTAACGGGTTCATTCGAACTGAGGGAGTTTATAAGTGAAGTTGTTTTGCTCCCGGATGCAAATTCGGTCGGGAAAACAATTAGAAACTCATCTCTTGTAAAGGACACAAATGTTTCAATAATTGAGATTCATCGTGCAAATAACGAGGTAGTTCTACCTAGGGCTGATACCTTACTGGAAAAAGGTGACGTGCTTGTTGTGTCGGGAGATCTGGATAAAATCAAAGCATTGCAGGAAATAAAGGAGGTTGCATGGAAGCACGAACACAAGCTTAAAGATTCTGATATTGTCACTGGGGATATTATTTTAATAGAAGCGATCATATCTTCAAATTCTTTTCTTATAGGACGAACCTTAAAATCATCTAATTTTAGGAATCGCTACAGAGGAATGGCAATTGGTTTACGTCATGGCGGAAGACCTGTAACAAATAAAATAGGTGCCACAAGATTGCAAGCAGGCGATGCACTTCTTGTAGAGGTAAGAAAGGATAACTTAGCTTCCTTCAATGATAGCAATGATTTTGTATTTATTAATAGGATTCATGTGGTTACTTATAAGCGTGAGAAAATGATACCGTCACTTTTGGTATTAGCCGGTGTAGTGACCGTAGCAGCTTTTGGGTGGACATCTATCGTCGTATCTGCGATTGCAGGAAGTGTGTTGCTCGTATTAATGAAAACAATAACCCTTGAGGAAGCTTATAAAGCCATCGATTGGAGGGTGATATTCTTGCTTGCGGGTGCCATTACATTGGGGATTGCACTTGACAAAACCGGTGCAACAAAGCTTTTTTCCGAAGGAATCATTTCTACAATTGGACCGGATAATCCATTCCTATTAGTCTCTGCTTTCTACTTCATAACATTCATACTTACATCAGTAATGTCAAACACGGCAACGGTTGCGCTGCTAGCTCCTATTGCTATATTTACCGCGCAGAGCATTGGCCTGGATGCCAAACCGCTTTTAATAGCTGTTATGTTTGCCGCTTCTGCAGATTTTATGACACCAATTGGGTATCAAACCAACACAATGATATATAGTGCGGGGAGATACAGATTTTTCGATTTTTTTAAGGTGGGTTCCCCTCTAGATCTAATATTCTGGATTACTGCTTCCTTACTAATTCCTGTATTCTTTCCTTTCAGCTAGCGGCCGTCAGCGGGCTTCCTTTTTCTTCTCTTCGTAGTAGCTTCTATGAACCGGATCAAGTTGAATTAGTTTGTCGTAAATACTTCGATTTCCATAATCTAAGAATATCTTTCCAATCTCTTCATATTTTTCTTCAAAGAAGATATCGATATTGTAAGCTCTTACTTCCTTCTTTTTTATAGCTGCGATCTTTTCAAGAGCATTTAATATATGGCTATATGCATTTTGTCTTTGGATGTTAAGAGAATCCAGTCCCATCCAGAAATATTCAAAATAACCTTTCCGAAAGTTAGTGAAATTTGTATTCAGTAATTCCTGTACAAGCTGGAGTCTGGATGGCTTACTTCCGCCACCTGTTTCCGCCCAACCGTTTTTGATATCTCCGGATATTGGTTTGTTACAGATGTCAAGTGCTTTTTGAAAATATCTAGAACCCCCGCTTGGATAATATGAATCTTCATCAAAACCAACAATCATATAGGCATAGTAATCAAGCAAACTAAGGAATGAATTAAAGATCACGTCATTCTTTACAAATTGCATAGATCTGCTATAATCAAAAGTACATCTTTCATCTATATATCTAAATGTGACAGTGTACTCAATAGGGTCCTGTTTATTCTGTCTGTAGATTTCCCTCTGGCTAAAAAGTATAACCTTTGCGGTGTACTGGTCGAAACCATTCGTACCAGTGAAATTAAATGAGAACGTGCATTTTATAGGAGGTATCGCATTTTGATGATATTTAGTCCTATTAAGATAATCTTCTACTTGCCTTTTAAAATCATTTAATCTTTCCCGATCAGCTTGATTTGTTATTCCTTCTAGATTAACATCAACGGTTGCTTCGAGGTCCTGCGCAAATGATCCTGCCGGGAGCATTAATAAAAACAGCAATATGGTAATAAATAGGATCTTCAAATTTTGCATTATAATTGCGTTTGTTTAACTTATACACTAATTTTGTTTACTTAAATTAATTTTTCAATTCAATTGTATATTTTACAGTTAATTTCTTCCCGAATTTATTAAAATGAATTTTATGCTTAAAAGTTTCATTGGGAGAGAAAAAGCTGTTTTTATAGAAGAAATATGAAGTATTTGGTTGTAGGTGAGCCTTGTATTGACATAATACACAAACATAATGGTGAGACAATTCACAGCTATGGGGGTATATTGTACTCACTTTTAGCAATGTCTGTTTTTTGCAGGAATACTGATGAGATATATCCAATAATGAACCTGGGTGCCGATGAATATTCAAATGTAATGAATTTGCTCAGGCAATATAAGAACATTTCGACCGAAGGAATTAAGAAAGTTGAATTTCCTACCAGGAAAGTTTTTTTGGATTATAGCCTTATGAATAGCAGTCAAAAGGAAAGGTTTGAAACATCATCACATCCAACGTACCCAATCGAATATGAGGACATTGAGAGATGGCTTCCGGGTACAGATGCAATTTTGATCAACATGGTCTCAGGAGTTGATATTGGGCTCGATACATTTAGAAAGGTCCGGGCAAACTTTAAGGGGTTTATTCATATTGATATTCACAATATTGTAATGCGAACTAATGAAGATGGTACAAGAGAGCATGTAAAAAATAGGGAGTGGGTAGAATGGTGTACGAGTACTGATACAGTACAAATGAATGAAACGGAAATGACCTATCTGTCTGATGAAAAAATGAAAGAATATAAGGTTGCTGAAGAGGTACTTATTAATTCGAAGAGGGATGTGAAAGCAGTGATTATTACACGAGGTATTAATGGTGTCTCATGTTATACAACTAAAGAGAAAACATACGGGAGTGAAAGCTTTACAGACATTGACAAGAAGGATCTGAGCGCCATAGAAAATCCCGAATTTATGGATAGTACAGGTTGCGGTGATGTTTTCGCCGCAGGTTTCGTTTATGAATATACTCAGTCAAAAGATCTCAGTAAAAGTCTTCATTTTGCAAACAGGATGGCATCATACAATACTTCCCTCGAGGGCATAGATCAATTATATAAACTAATCAGCTAGAACGGATTTGAAAACAGTATTTATAACCGGAGCAAACGGGCTGCTCGGTCAGGCAATAATATCATTATTTACAAGAGAGACTGACTACGAGCTTATTACCAGTTCAGTGGAAGACAAACCTTTTCTCGAATATGGACATAAGTATGAGAAACTAGACATCACGAATAAAGAGGAAGTAAAAAAGCTGATCGGATATTATGAGCCCAATGTTATTATTAACTGTGCTGCATTTACGGAAGTTGATAAATGCGAAACCGAAAGGGAATTATGCTGGAGACTGAATGTTGATGGTGTAAAGAACATTATTATTGCCTCCAAGAAATGTGATGCAAAGATAATACACTTCTCAACCGATTACATATTTGACGGGAAGAACGGACCTTACACTGAGGATGCCACTCCAAACCCGCTCTCCTTTTACGGCAGGTCAAAACTTGCAAGCGAGAATGCCCTTATTTCAAGCGGTATTGAGCATGTAATTATCAGGACAATGGTTCTTTATGGTATTGGCAATAGTATAAAAAAGAATTTTGCACTATGGCTTGTTGAAACTCTTAAGAAAAAACAGCCGGTAACCATTGTAACCGACCAGATAGGGAATTCTACTATAGCTGACGATCTTGCCTACGGAACATATAAAATAATCGAGAAAAACAGGACAGGGATATATAACATTGCTGGGAAAGATATCCTGTCAAGATATGACTTTGCACTTAAATTATGCGAGGTATTCGGTTTTGATAAAAAACTTGTATCACCCATACTTACCTCCGATCTCAGTCAGCCGGCTCCGAGACCTCTGAACTCAGGATTGATCGTCCTGAAAGCCGAGGCGGACCTTGGAATAAAATTGATGGATTCACTCGAGAGTTTGAGATTGCTTAAAATTCAGCTGGGGGTTTAGTTCTTCAGACCATATCCGGATTCGATCAGATCTTTCATATAATTAAACATCCTTATTCCATTCACGCCGTCGTTGAGCTCGTGTTCAGCCGACATTGTAATACAAAGAAAATCATCTTGCTCCACCTTACCGTTTATCCTTGTGTATTTTTTGTGAATAGAACCAATCGTCATGGTCATTGATGCAGGAGATACGGGCATTCCCCAAAATTGCCCTTTGATAACCGTATGAAGTGAGGTTACACCTGTGGTACCGAAGTATTTGCGCGAATGCTTTGGGCTTCGAGATATATATTTTAAAATTGCCCTTCTAACAAATGCCGGAAGAGATGCGAAGAAGCTTATCTTTCTATCATACATGATCTCCCCTAAGGGTGTATTCTTAGCGTTGATCAATTCTTGATTGACTTCTGCCGGAGATTTTGTGTCGCAATTCCTTATTATGTAGTTCATCGGGTATTTTTCTCCGTCGAGTTCTCTTTCCACTATTACGGATACATCTACTGCGCTATACGTGATAATCTTGTTTCCCTTTTTCATTGAATTGAAACTTTTAAACTCTTTCATACTATTCGCATAGCAGTATATCAAGTAGCTTAGCAGTGATACACGTGGATTTTTGTTGTCATTATATTTTTTTAGGTATTCCCTGGTCCCGGAGATATTGACTTCACATAGACCGTGTATCAGGCTTTTCTTTTTACTGAGCCACATAACATCGGTAATTAGATTGCGTGACTTGGGGAATTTTGTGACGGAGTAATTGTTGCTTTTCATGTCCGCCTCGCATTTAAATTGATTGTCACTTTCCCGGATGGTTTCAGTGTTAGTGATGACGACTCTTTTATTTTGCCGTGAATGGTAAAGTTATAGTCGTTGCATATATATCTAAGAGCGGAATTGACCTGCATACGTGCAAAGACTTCACCCATGCACGACCTTTTCCCTGCCCCAAAAGGAAGGTATGTAAATCGGTTTACGGGCTTATTCACGGAATCCCATCTCTCGGGTATAAATTTTAACGGGCGATCAAAATATCTTTCATTCCGCTGGATCAAGTAAGGGGAAATTATTATTGAAGATCTCGCAGGAATAAAGTGATTCTTGTATCTATCCTCTTTGTCTGTAATACGTGTAATTGAATGAGCAGGTGGATACAGCCGCAGTGCCTCCGAGATAACCATTTCTGTAAATGAAGAAGATTCTTCTTCAACAGAGGAACGAAGATTTTCCAGTACAGATGGATTCTGACTGAGAAGTATTAAAGCCCAGGTCAGAGTACGCGCGCTGGTATCATAGGCGGCGAAAAGAATGGTTACAAGCTCATCACGTATTTCCTTATCCGAAAGGACCTCTCCATTTTCATCACGTGCAGAGAGCAATAGTGAAAGTATGTCGTTACACCCTTTATCGGTACACATTCTTTCTTCAATTACAGAGTATATTATCTTATCAAGATTTTCCACAGAACGGGAAAAATTTCTCGCCCACGTGAACGGCAGCTTCCGTGCAAGTTTCGGCATTCCGATAGATACCAATGCTTTATAATCATAGGTAAGTGAATCAAAGAATTTAACGGTTGGGATTAATTCACCAGGTAGTGCATTTCCAAACAGCAGTCTGCATATTATGATGAGAAATAGATCTACTGAGTTGTTTTGCAGATCGATTTTCGAATTCCATTTTGAAATCTCTTTTTCGACCGTATCATTGATCAGTTTAACATATCCACCGATAGATGACCGGTGAAATGACGGCTGTATCATTGCTCTGTGTTTTTTCTGAATTGCTCCGTCAGTGGACAGAAGACCGTCCCCAAGCAGCATTCTTAAACGGGTAAAGCCTGTTCCTCTTAAATAATTATCCGGATTTGTGATTAAAATGTGTTCAATAAACCCGGGGTCATTTACCAGAAAAATATTTTCATTACCGGCTTTGAAAAAGACTACATCTCCATACCGTGACTGCATTTTCCGGATAAAGTTCAGGTAGGAAGTGTAATAGGGTATAAGAATATTTAATCCAAAGAAATACTTCCTCGGTCCGGGGGTAACTCCACCTTCGGGTTCGTATACAATTTCCAGCGGGATGTCTGATGAAAGGCTCATTTTTTAGATTTTACTAAGGCAGAACTTCCTTTAATGTTACAAGCATTAATAGTATTTTTCAAGTTATTAACTCTACAAATTTATTTATTTATGCTTGATATTAAATTGATAAGGGAGACCCCTGACATAGTCAGACAAAGCCTGACAGCCAGGGGTGAAGATACAACCCCTATTGACAGGATTTTAGAGATGGACGGGGGAAGGCTTGAAATTATTCACAAAGCAGAGAAACTTAAAGAACTCAGGAATAAGGTATCTGACGAGATAGCCATGATGAAAAAGAATAAAGAGAATGCTGATGATAAAATAGCTGAGATGAGAAAAGTTTCAGACGAAATCAAGGTTCTTGATGAAGAATTAAGGGAAATTGAGAATAAAATAAATAGCGAGCTTATCCATGTTGCAAATATCCCGGCAGGTAATGTTCCGAAAGGAAAAGACGCGACTGAGAATGTGGAGGTACGTGTTTGGGGGGAGAAGAAGAATTTCGAGTTTAAGGTAAAAGACCATTTAGAGCTTTCGAAGTTACATGATATACTTGATTTTGAACGCGGAGCTAAGATAACAGGAAGCGGATTCCCTCTTTACAAAGGAAAAGGCGCAACACTTGAGAGAGCGTTGTGGAATTTCATGCTGGATACCCACATTGCAAACGGATATACGGAAGTCATCCCGCCGATCCTTGTAAACAGGACGAGCATGGAGGCGACGGAGAAAGTTCCAAAGTTTGAAGAGGATATGTATCACATAGAGAAAGACGACCTATATGCTATACCAACTGCTGAGGTACCGATAATCAACATTCACCGCGACGAGATATTCAAGGAAGATGATCTGCCGGTGAGATATTGCGGGTTTACTAACTGTTTCCGCAGGGAGGCAGGGAGCTACGGAAAAGATACAAAAGGCTTTTTAAGGACGCACCAGTTTAACAAAGTAGAGCTTGTTAATTTCTGCAAACCTGAAGACAGTTACACTCAGCTGGAGGCAATGCTCAATGATGCCTGTGGTATAGTGGAAGCCCTTGGACTTCACTACAGAGTTATAGAGCTTTGCACCGGGGACCTTGGATTTTCATCGGCTAAAACATATGATATTGAAGTCTGGTCTTATGGAGAGAACTCGTGGCTGGAAGCTTCTTCGGTAAGCAACTTCTCGGATTTCCAATCGAGGCATGCAAAGATTCGCTATAAAAAAATGCTTGAAGGTGGTAAAACAAAGACAGAGCTAGTGGATATACTTAACGGTTCCGGACTTG encodes:
- a CDS encoding SLC13 family permease, whose amino-acid sequence is MTLDIGIVLAILGIAFFLFLSGKVRIDIVGMLILISLAATKILTVDEVLDGFSNQAVITVFAIFIISSALDKTGVSDNMARILWRFGKGDQVRLIIVIMLLVAALSSVMNNVAAASILFPAVITISSKSKVPASKLLIPLAYGSILGGMLTQIGTPPNLVVTDLIVQNGNHGFTLFDFFPVAIIILVVGVMYMAFIGRKLLPDHSDKKNLRKFDLLSELNKLYHINEIIYESRITPECKIAHKTLDESKLGEFFGVNVAGIIRGRNVMVNPPPETEFLPKDRVLLTGSVESLHNADESLSLGLKPSDPDSLINLSRVDTGLLEAIVAPRSTFEGHSLSEINFREKYGANVIGIWREGKTVSTGVGKVILKVGDMLLIQGKWSKLNLLKNDPDLIVTSTTETFTQQRKKPMAFIILILALVVTVLKILPVSIAMLSAAILMVLTKCLTMEQSYRSVEWRMIFLMAGVLPLGTALEKTGAANLIGSTILSPVADIGLVPLVIIIFIITVLFCSAIPNIASAAIIGSIALKTGIAHGFDPYILMLAVAYGASTGFVTPVSQQSNMLVMGAGGYTFKDFFRVGLPLTIIVGITAVVMLIIFY
- a CDS encoding alpha/beta fold hydrolase, whose product is MTDNVSKTSLVIKNSHDNDLFLDFYYPKVDDLPLVIFCHGFKGFKDWGSFPYVFDKVASAGNFVVSFNFSYNGTGDTPETMSEFTRLDLFADNTFSRELDDLGSVIDYLEANKNTFPYNFDDLTLIGHSRGGGIVILKAAEDKRVKKLISLASVSGFDRYSERHKKEWKDRGYFEILNMRTKQKMRLNYSLLEDLEKNKDRLDIEKAAAKIDVPWLIIHGTEDLAVDYSNAETLYNTGSDENKQLIIMEQTGHTFGAVHPFQGTTGALEKVITLIMDFLK
- a CDS encoding potassium/proton antiporter, giving the protein MLNIELILLIIPALIIISIVLTKFTDNAGIPTLVLFLSIGMVAGSDGLGQIYFDNAELAQSIGIIALIYILFSGGLDTNWNVVKPAFKNATLLATVGVLITAISIGLFVYFVLGFTLWEGMLIGAIISSTDASAVFSIIRSREVKLKGDLQPILELESGSNDPMAVFLTIAVTGIMAGKGLDPLSLVLLFVMQMGVGALTGLFIGKGTLFLLNKFRLSYEGFYPVLLLCTAAMVYGAADLLGGSGFLAVYVAGVVLGSGEFIYKDSVMRFFDGFAWLGQICMFITLGLFVFPYEIPPIMGIGLAISAFIIFVARPVSVFISLAFSKYNLKEKTFISWVGLKGAVPIILATYPLVENLPDANEIFNIIFFIVVTSVLIQGWSLPAVARMLGLTKEDDAN
- a CDS encoding SLC13 family permease gives rise to the protein MNIEIIIVLALVVVAVILFSTEKIPIDLTALLIMTILMVSGIITVDEGVSGFSNDATVTIAAMFVISGALIKTGFANLMSTYIIQLFKKRGFWVSIIIMMLMIAFASAFVNNTPIVAVFLPVMLKVGDEINISGSKLLMPLSFAAIFGGTTTLIGTSTNILASSIASSRGLEPFHMFEFTKLGLVFLAIGTLYMVLIGIRLIPERRKKEDLTGSFELREFISEVVLLPDANSVGKTIRNSSLVKDTNVSIIEIHRANNEVVLPRADTLLEKGDVLVVSGDLDKIKALQEIKEVAWKHEHKLKDSDIVTGDIILIEAIISSNSFLIGRTLKSSNFRNRYRGMAIGLRHGGRPVTNKIGATRLQAGDALLVEVRKDNLASFNDSNDFVFINRIHVVTYKREKMIPSLLVLAGVVTVAAFGWTSIVVSAIAGSVLLVLMKTITLEEAYKAIDWRVIFLLAGAITLGIALDKTGATKLFSEGIISTIGPDNPFLLVSAFYFITFILTSVMSNTATVALLAPIAIFTAQSIGLDAKPLLIAVMFAASADFMTPIGYQTNTMIYSAGRYRFFDFFKVGSPLDLIFWITASLLIPVFFPFS
- a CDS encoding DUF4835 family protein; protein product: MKILFITILLFLLMLPAGSFAQDLEATVDVNLEGITNQADRERLNDFKRQVEDYLNRTKYHQNAIPPIKCTFSFNFTGTNGFDQYTAKVILFSQREIYRQNKQDPIEYTVTFRYIDERCTFDYSRSMQFVKNDVIFNSFLSLLDYYAYMIVGFDEDSYYPSGGSRYFQKALDICNKPISGDIKNGWAETGGGSKPSRLQLVQELLNTNFTNFRKGYFEYFWMGLDSLNIQRQNAYSHILNALEKIAAIKKKEVRAYNIDIFFEEKYEEIGKIFLDYGNRSIYDKLIQLDPVHRSYYEEKKKEAR
- a CDS encoding carbohydrate kinase family protein → MKYLVVGEPCIDIIHKHNGETIHSYGGILYSLLAMSVFCRNTDEIYPIMNLGADEYSNVMNLLRQYKNISTEGIKKVEFPTRKVFLDYSLMNSSQKERFETSSHPTYPIEYEDIERWLPGTDAILINMVSGVDIGLDTFRKVRANFKGFIHIDIHNIVMRTNEDGTREHVKNREWVEWCTSTDTVQMNETEMTYLSDEKMKEYKVAEEVLINSKRDVKAVIITRGINGVSCYTTKEKTYGSESFTDIDKKDLSAIENPEFMDSTGCGDVFAAGFVYEYTQSKDLSKSLHFANRMASYNTSLEGIDQLYKLIS
- the rfbD gene encoding dTDP-4-dehydrorhamnose reductase yields the protein MTGANGLLGQAIISLFTRETDYELITSSVEDKPFLEYGHKYEKLDITNKEEVKKLIGYYEPNVIINCAAFTEVDKCETERELCWRLNVDGVKNIIIASKKCDAKIIHFSTDYIFDGKNGPYTEDATPNPLSFYGRSKLASENALISSGIEHVIIRTMVLYGIGNSIKKNFALWLVETLKKKQPVTIVTDQIGNSTIADDLAYGTYKIIEKNRTGIYNIAGKDILSRYDFALKLCEVFGFDKKLVSPILTSDLSQPAPRPLNSGLIVLKAEADLGIKLMDSLESLRLLKIQLGV
- a CDS encoding 2-oxo acid dehydrogenase subunit E2 → MKSNNYSVTKFPKSRNLITDVMWLSKKKSLIHGLCEVNISGTREYLKKYNDNKNPRVSLLSYLIYCYANSMKEFKSFNSMKKGNKIITYSAVDVSVIVERELDGEKYPMNYIIRNCDTKSPAEVNQELINAKNTPLGEIMYDRKISFFASLPAFVRRAILKYISRSPKHSRKYFGTTGVTSLHTVIKGQFWGMPVSPASMTMTIGSIHKKYTRINGKVEQDDFLCITMSAEHELNDGVNGIRMFNYMKDLIESGYGLKN
- a CDS encoding cytochrome P450, with the translated sequence MSLSSDIPLEIVYEPEGGVTPGPRKYFFGLNILIPYYTSYLNFIRKMQSRYGDVVFFKAGNENIFLVNDPGFIEHILITNPDNYLRGTGFTRLRMLLGDGLLSTDGAIQKKHRAMIQPSFHRSSIGGYVKLINDTVEKEISKWNSKIDLQNNSVDLFLIIICRLLFGNALPGELIPTVKFFDSLTYDYKALVSIGMPKLARKLPFTWARNFSRSVENLDKIIYSVIEERMCTDKGCNDILSLLLSARDENGEVLSDKEIRDELVTILFAAYDTSARTLTWALILLSQNPSVLENLRSSVEEESSSFTEMVISEALRLYPPAHSITRITDKEDRYKNHFIPARSSIIISPYLIQRNERYFDRPLKFIPERWDSVNKPVNRFTYLPFGAGKRSCMGEVFARMQVNSALRYICNDYNFTIHGKIKESSSLTLKPSGKVTINLNARRT